A stretch of Gadus chalcogrammus isolate NIFS_2021 chromosome 9, NIFS_Gcha_1.0, whole genome shotgun sequence DNA encodes these proteins:
- the atp6v1e1a gene encoding V-type proton ATPase subunit E 1a, whose amino-acid sequence MALSDADVQKQIKHMMAFIEQEANEKAEEIDAKAEEEFNIEKGRLVQTQRVKIMEFYEKKEKQIEQHKKIQMSNLLNQSRLKVLKARDDMIVDLLNEARQRLGDISQDPARYSALLEGLILQGFYQLLEPKVTVRCRQQDVEMVQAAIDKDIIVYKDTVKSNIVVRIDQNRFLASDICGGVEVYNDNGKIKVANTLESRLDLMAQQMMPEVRKSLFGPNPNRKFLD is encoded by the exons ATCAAGCATATGATGGCCTTTATTGAACAGGAGGCCAATGAGAAAGCAGAAGAAATTGATGCAAAG GCGGAGGAAGAGTTCAACATAGAGAAAGGTCGTTTAGTGCAGACACAAAGGGTGAAAATCATGGAATTCTatgagaaaaaggaaaagcagaTTGAACAGCACAAGAAAAT CCAGATGTCCAATCTGCTGAACCAGTCGCGGCTGAAGGTGCTCAAGGCTCGGGATGACATGATCGTG GATTTGTTGAACGAGGCCCGCCAGAGACTTGGAGATATTTCCCAAGACCCTGCCAGATACTCTGCGTTGTTGGAGGGTTTGATCTTGCAG GGCTTCTATCAGTTACTAGAGCCTAAAGTGACGGTCCGATGCCGACAACAGGACGTAGAGATGGTACAG GCTGCCATTGACAAAGACATAATCGTTTATAAAGACACGGTGAAGAGCAACATTGTCGTCAGAATCGACCAGAACCGATTTCTTGCATCGGACAT ctgcgGAGGTGTGGAAGTGTACAATGACAACGGAAAGATCAAGGTGGCAAACACTCTGGAGAGCAGGCTGGACCTCATGGCCCAACAG ATGATGCCTGAAGTCAGAAAATCACTGTTcggtcctaaccctaaccgtaaATTCCTGGACTAA